The Novipirellula artificiosorum genome contains a region encoding:
- a CDS encoding zinc ribbon domain-containing protein, protein MNDDFFSCPHCGGDVPARAKACPHCGSSDADGWRQDTDGFASPYAEDDHSEDDFDYEAFVADEFSDDKRVSSKLKPWQVIVIVLVLFAFLLPLFL, encoded by the coding sequence ATGAACGATGACTTTTTTTCCTGTCCCCACTGCGGGGGCGACGTTCCCGCCCGAGCCAAAGCGTGTCCGCACTGTGGCAGCAGCGACGCCGACGGATGGCGACAGGACACCGACGGGTTCGCTAGCCCGTATGCTGAGGACGATCACTCGGAGGACGACTTCGACTACGAAGCGTTTGTCGCCGATGAGTTTTCAGATGACAAGAGGGTCTCATCCAAATTGAAACCTTGGCAAGTGATCGTCATCGTATTGGTGTTGTTCGCGTTTCTCCTACCCCTGTTTCTGTGA